In Camelina sativa cultivar DH55 chromosome 13, Cs, whole genome shotgun sequence, the genomic window NNNNNNNNNNNNNNNNNNNNNNNNNNNNNNNNNNNNNNNNNNNNNNNNNNNNNNNNNNNNNNNNNNNNNNNNNNNNNNNNNNNNNNNNNNNNNNNNNNNNNNNNNNNNNNNNNNNNNNNNNNNNNNNNNNNNNNNNNNNNNNNNNNNNNNNNNNNNNNNNNNNNNNNNNNNNNNNNNNNNNNNNNNNNNNNNNNNNNNNNNNNNNNNNNNNNNNNNNNNNNNNNNNNNNNNNNNNNNNNNNNNNNNNNNNNNNNNNNNNNNNNNNNNNNNNNNNNNNNNNNNNNNNNNNNNNNNNNNNNNNNNNNNNNNNNNNNNNNNNNNNNNNNNNNNNNNNNNNNNNNNNNNNNNNNNNNNNNNNNNNNNNNNNNNNNNNNNNNNNNNNNNNNNNNNNNNNNNNNNNNNNNNNNNNNNNNNNNNNNNNNNNNNNNNNNNNNNNNNNNNNNNNNNNNNNNNNNNNNNNNNNNNNNNNNNNNNNNNNNNNNNNNNNNNNNNNNNNNNNNNNNNNNNNNNNNNNNNNNNNNNNNNNNNNNNNNNNNNNNNNNNNNNNNNNNNNNNNNNNNNNNNNNNNNNNNNNNNNNNNNNNNNNNNNNNNNNNNNNNNNNNNNNNNNNNNNNNNNNNNNNNNNNNNNNNNNNNNNNNNNNNNNNNNNNNNNNNNNNNNNNNNNNNNNNNNNNNNNNNNNNNNNNNNNNNNNNNNNNNNNNNNNNNNNNNNNNNNNNNNNNNNNNNNNNNNNNNNNNNNNNNNNNNNNNNNNNNNNNNNNNNNNNNNNNNNNNNNNNNNNNNNNNNNNNNNNNNNNNNNNNNNNNNNNNNNNNNNNNNNNNNNNNNNNNNNNNNNNNNNNNNNNNNNNNNNNNNNNNNNNNNNNNNNNNNNNNNNNNNNNNNNNNNNNNNNNNNNNNNNNNNNNNNNNNNNNNNNNNNNNNNNNNNNNNNNNNNNNNNNNNNNNNNNNNNNNNNNNNNNNNNNNNNNNNNNNNNNNNNNNNNNNNNNNNNNNNNNNNNNNNNNNNNNNNNNNNNNNNNNNNNNNNNNNNNNNNNNNNNNNNNNNNNNNNNNNNNNNNNNNNNNNNNNNNNNNNNNNNNNNNNNNNNNNNNNNNNNNNNNNNNNNNNNNNNNNNNNNNNNNNNNNNNNNNNNNNNNNNNNNNNNNNNNNNNNNNNNNNNNNNNNNNNNNNNNNNTGCATGTGATCGGTGTGGTTTTGTACATGCTTCGCcgtcggaggaggaggagcaagcCGTTTAATAACGGGTTTTGGGGAAAATTTGTCGAGTCCTTTCGTCAGTTGAAAAACGACGATCTTAAGACACTGCCATCGTCAAATATTACGGTAATGCTACCATCGTCTTCTCCAGCGGCCATGGAAGAGGTTGCGGCGAGTAGTGACGATCAGATATCGGAGATGATCGAGGTTTTCACGGCGACGTCTAGTTCTTGCTCTTCGGGAATCGCGGGATATGGATCAGCAAAGTCGTTGCGCGATATGGATTGtctcgatgaagatgatgatgatgatgatgatgaatattaTGGTAATGATGATGGAGGTGATGAGATGATTGATGCGAAAGCTGAGGAGTTCATTGTGAGATTTTATGAACAAATGAGGGTGCAAAACCAGGCTTATACAGAACGTTACAAAGCTAAATCAGAGATGATGATGGTCTAAAACGCATATTGTAATTCTATTCATGTAAGcagattttatatattacacgAATATACGTACATTACATGTATGCCTGGAGATGTGCCTATATATTAATCGAAAACgttcttaatttgtttcttacttAGTCTAATTTgcctttaattatttttacacatttaaatagtatttgatttaagctataatatatatactgaaTTCTCGAttgtatttaatttgtattagttaaTTGATGAACTTGTACGCAGAATTATATTAGTaatgtatttaatttataagtttatccTGTGCAGATTCTAGAACAACTCGTtgtgaggaacaagtcgttgtgccgAACAGAGCGTTGTAACAATCAGGAAACTGCATTAGTTCACAGACGCTCGAGTTGCTGACgtggatgtgtgagctgacgtggcaagacgTGAGTGGATGCGATGATGTGTCGAAGAACGTTGATGACTTGACATTGAAGATAGAGACGAGATTTgtcttggagatatgaagaatattctccacGACAAATAAGAAAAGGATAAGCTTGAGCAGTAAACAGTTTCTTTAtccttggagatatgaagaatattctctacaacaaataaggaaaagataagcTTGAGAGCAAATAGTTTCCTTATCTcttgatacttggagattcgccTTCTAGGATTTCTCaagtaatgtatatatattataggagTAGGTCACAAGCCAAgttgagcactctagaatattgatacagttgtaaacttcgaagccgcaaaaataaggcttagaagacgtgttcccagttctctgtgacgttaatcagggaggtgattaagtgcgcagagaattgtttttctttctcttagatctacacagggtgttgtgttagataggaaagagaaagtttcagattcattcttagtcggggTCAATCCTTTTGGGTAGAATAGATTGAGTAAGGGCtaagacaaaattgtatcattgttagagataaattttgttaataagattgaagagaaaagcGTTGGCTTGGCGGGTTCCAAGTGTATATTAGTGTGTTGTGTGTCTCTATACCTTTCATATCCTCTTCAAGTCATGATGCTAGAACCAAATTGCAGCTAGTTTTttctgtgtgtttgttttgggaTTACAGTCACTACTGAATGTAATTCCTCTTACTCTCTTGTACGTATAGCCTGGAACAAGGTGTATCCATATGGCAAAGCCAGATGCATAATTaacatcatattcatatatatagcaaacaaaCTTTCTTTGTGCAGATTGTTCTCAACTTTCCAAGATGCATAGAAGAGTAAAAGCATCTATATAGCTTGTGTAGTGTGTGGCTGGCTGCTAtatatgtttaaagtttaaactcgCTTGGTAATGCTCACTCACATTGATCTTTTAAGCCCCCATTAATTCCAGAATCGTCTCGTTACGTTTAGGAGCTACATTTTAGTTATGCTTGGGCTATGTAATAGTTTTTTTGGGCCTTTAAAAGCCTCTTACAATTAGAATATTTGCTGcggaaaaagaaataaatatttgcgtggagaaaataaaggaaaagatatatttgtatttaggTTAATCCATAATTAGTCGGTGTACCTAAAAAAAGCAGAGAGACGTTAagattcaaattcaaaaaagaaaagaaaagaaaaaaacaaaaaaaagaattgcgTGGCAGGGTCGTAATTAATAACAAGAGGCAGGGTCAATATTGGATTTAACAACAAGTCTCCTGAATCGTGTAGACGCTCTTTGTATAAATACACTCGCATCAAAACTCCAAAACCCTTACTTAATACAACCCCCACTACTCTCTTCAATCGAACTCGTGTGTGTGGTGTGGTNNNNNNNNNNNNNNNNNNNNNNNNNNNNNNNNNNNNNNNNNNNNNNNNNNNNNNNNNNNNNNNNNNNNNNNNNNNNNNNNNNNNNNNNNNNNNNNNNNNNNNNNNNNNNNNNNNNNNNNNNNNNNNNNNNNNNNNNNNNNNNNNNNNNNNNNNNNNNNNNNNNNNNNNNNNNNNNNNNNNNNNNNNNNNNNNNNNNNNNNNNNNNNNNNNNNNNNNNNNNNNNNNNNNNNNNNNNNNNNNNNNNNNNNNNNNNNNNNNNNNNNNNNNNNNNNNNNNNNNNNNNNNNNNNNNNNNNNNNNNNNNNNNNNNNNNNNNNNNNNNNNNNNNNNNNNNNNNNNNNNNNNNNNNNNNNNNNNNNNNNNNNNNNNNNNNNNNNNNNNNNNNNNNNNNNNNNNNNNNNNNNNNNNNNNNNNNNNNNNNNNNNNNNNNNNNNNNNNNNNNNNNNNNNNNNNNNNNNNNNNNNNNNNNNNNNNNNNNNNNNNNNNNNNNNNNNNNNNNNNNNNNNNNNNNNNNNNNNNNNNNNNNNNNNNNNNNNNNNNNNNNNNNNNNNNNNNNNNNNNNNNNNNNNNNNNNNNNNNNNNNNNNNNNNNNNNNNNNNNNNNNNNNNNNNNNNNNNNNNNNNNNNNNNNNNNNNNNNNNNNNNNNNNNNNNNNNNNNNNNNNNNNNNNNNNNNNNNNNNNNNNNNNNNNNNNNNNNNNNNNNNNNNNNNNNNNNNNNNNNNNNNNNNNNNNNNNNNNNNNNNNNNNNNNNNNNNNNNNNNNNNNNNNNNNNNNNNNNNNNNNNNNNNNNNNNNNNNNNNNNNNNNNNNNNNNNNNNNNNNNNNNNNNNNNNNNNNNNNNNNNNNNNNNNNNNNNNNNNNNNNNNNNNNNNNNNNNNNNNNNNNNNNNNNNNNNNNNNNNNNNNNNNNNNNNNNNNNNNNNNNNNNNNNNNNNNNNNNNNNNNNNNNNNNNNNNNNNNNNNNNNNNNNNNNNNNNNNNNNNNNNNNNNNNNNNNNNNNNNNGGACAGGATCTTTCTTCAGCCAAGCAAGTATGTGATTCTTTTCTTGTGTTCACGATTTCACCTTAATCCCAGGTTccgatgaatttttttttttttttttatcgatctAATTGGAgattgatttgttttggttAGGGAGCGTATATACTTCATATGAATATGTAACTGGAGATCGATTTTTGTATTAGATTGTAAGTGTTTGTTTCTAATTGAACTGGAGATTTGCTATATGGAATCTAGGTTGAGCTCTGTGTGTCGATTTGAATTTGACATGtagagagaattagggttaataTCTTAACGGAGATTGTCAGATTTTGCTTTTTAGCtacctgagagagagagagagagagagagagtagatttgtggattattattattatagttgtctcttcttcttcgtgttgCAGTTAATAGAAAATCTACCAGCATTGGTTGCTGGAATCTGGTCAGAGGATAGCAATTCACAATTGGAGGCGACAAATCTCTTGCGGAAACTGCTTTCgattggtttgtgatttatGCTATTATTATCAATCATCAATAGTAGTAGTATATGACGGTCAGCGTTTTGGTTAGGAGTCTTTagcaatttgtttttaatttgtagagCAAAACCCTCCTATCAATGAGGTTGTACACTCTGGTGTTGTCCCTCGTGTTGTGAAGTTTCTTTCCAGGGATGACTTCCCCAAACTCCAGGTGAGTTGATCTCTgcggtttggtttttttatggATAGATTGATGATAGTTACTAGTTTgatgtattttgttttaacttgCCTTTGCTGTTTATTTATGTCCTGTGCTTTTAGTTTGAGGCAGCTTGGGCGCTCACCAATATTGCTTCAGGGACATCAGAGAATACGAATGTCATCATTGAAAGTGGCGCTGTCCAGATATTCATCCAACTTCTCAGCTCTGCAAGCGAAGATGTCCGCGAACAGGTATTTGCTTCAAATCCCCACTGTTGTTGGtttgtttttctaatgttttcagAGAAACTCTTAGACCTTAGGAGTAAATTCAATGAGACTGTTACCACATTGaggtctctgttttttttttcctgagtATAGGCTGTTTGGGCGTTGGGAAATGTTGCTGGAGACTCACCAAAATGCCGTGATCTTGTCCTAAGTTATGGTGCCATGATGCCTCTTCTGACTCAATTCAATGAGAATACAAAGCTTTCAATGTTGAGGAATGCTACATGGACATTATCAAACTTCTGCAGAGGGAAGCCCCAGCCTTCACTTGAACAGGTTTTCTTGAAGATTATACACTCTTTTTATTGACCAACCAATCATGTACTCTCCACAATAATTTTAACATGCGTCTGATATGTTGTTTCTTTACATTTTCTGAGCAGACACAACCAGCTTTACCAGTTCTTGAGCGCCTTGTGCAATCAACAGATGAAGAAGTTCTCACAGATGCATGCTGGGCCCTGTCATACCTCTCGGATAATTCAAATGACAGAATAGAAGCGGTCATCCAAGCAGGAGTTGTCCCTCGCCTCATCGAGCTCTTAGCGTAAGCATCTGATAGTGATCTTAATTTTACAGCCCAGGCATGAATATACTATCTGAATtatatgcttcttcttcctctgcttagCCATTCGTCACCATCAGTGCTGATTCCCGCTCTTCGTACCATTGGAAATATTGTAACCGGCGATGATCTACAGACTCAGGtgcatataatatatttctacTTTTGAGTTTTCAGAAGAAAATGTCTCTAACTTATTCTCCTAACACAGATGGTTATCGACCATCAAGCGCTTCCTTGTCTTTTGAACCTTCTAAAAAACACTTA contains:
- the LOC104738508 gene encoding uncharacterized protein LOC104738508 is translated as HVIGVVLYMLRRRRRRSKPFNNGFWGKFVESFRQLKNDDLKTLPSSNITVMLPSSSPAAMEEVAASSDDQISEMIEVFTATSSSCSSGIAGYGSAKSLRDMDCLDEDDDDDDDEYYGNDDGGDEMIDAKAEEFIVRFYEQMRVQNQAYTERYKAKSEMMMV
- the LOC104737569 gene encoding importin subunit alpha-3 (The sequence of the model RefSeq protein was modified relative to this genomic sequence to represent the inferred CDS: added 108 bases not found in genome assembly) gives rise to the protein MVEIRKNKREENLQKKRREGLTASSAAFGSAASSQPGQDLSSAKQLIENLPALVAGIWSEDSNSQLEATNLLRKLLSIEQNPPINEVVHSGVVPRVVKFLSRDDFPKLQFEAAWALTNIASGTSENTNVIIESGAVQIFIQLLSSASEDVREQAVWALGNVAGDSPKCRDLVLSYGAMMPLLTQFNENTKLSMLRNATWTLSNFCRGKPQPSLEQTQPALPVLERLVQSTDEEVLTDACWALSYLSDNSNDRIEAVIQAGVVPRLIELLAHSSPSVLIPALRTIGNIVTGDDLQTQMVIDHQALPCLLNLLKNTYKKSIRKEACWTISNITAGIADQIQAVIEAGIIQSLVWVLQSAEFEVKKEAAWAISNATSGGTHDQIKFMVNQGCIKPICDLLTCPDMKVITVCLEALENILVVGEAEKKLGHTGDDNLYAQMIDEAEGLEKIENLQSHDNNDIYKRAVKILENFWTEDNEEEGNDENHAPQSGFQFGSANVPPPGHFNFI